The following proteins are encoded in a genomic region of Brachypodium distachyon strain Bd21 chromosome 1, Brachypodium_distachyon_v3.0, whole genome shotgun sequence:
- the LOC100836681 gene encoding beta-adaptin-like protein C: MSGHDSKYFSTTKKGEIPELKEELNSQYKDKRKDAVKKVIAAMTVGKDVSSLFTDVVNCMQTENLELKKLVYLYLINYAKSQPDLAILAVNTFVKDSQDPNPLIRALAVRTMGCIRVDKITEYLCDPLQRCLKDDDPYVRKTAAICVAKLYDINAELVEDRGFLEALKDLISDNNPMVVANAVAALAEIQESSVRPIFEITSHTLTKLLTALNECTEWGQVFILDSLSRYKATDARDAENIVERVTPRLQHANCAVVLSAVKIILLQMELITSTDVVRNLCKKMAPPLVTLLSAEPEIQYVALRNINLIVQKRPTILAHEIKVFFCKYNDPIYVKMEKLEIMIKLASDRNIDQVLLEFKEYATEVDVDFVRKAVRAIGRCAIKLDRAAERCISVLLELIKIKVNYVVQEAIIVIKDIFRRYPNTYESIIATLCESLDNLDEPEAKASMIWIIGEYAERIDNADELLESFLETFPEEPALVQLQLLTATVKLFLKKPTEGPQQMIQAVLNNATVETDNPDLRDRAYIYWRLLSTDPEAAKDVVLAEKPVISDDSNQLDPSLLDELLANISTLSSVYHKPPEAFVSRVKAAPRADDEEFADAGETGYSESPSQGVDGSSPSSSAGTSSHVPAKQPAAAAPAAPAPIPDLLGDLMGLDNALVPVDEPTATSGPPLPVVLPSTTGQGLQISAQLVRRDGQIFYDISFENGTQGVLDGFMIQFNKNTFGLAAGGPLQVPPLQPGDSSRTLLPMVFSQNVSTGAPNSLLQVAVKNNQQPVWYFNDKGSLHVFFGEDGKMERTSFLEAWKSLPDDNEFSKEFPNSVINSIDATIEHLSASNVFFIAKRRNANMDVLYLSAKIPRGIPFLIELTAAVGVPGAKCAVKTPNREYVPLFFEAMEPLIK; this comes from the exons ATGAGCGGGCACGACTCCAAGTACTTCTCCAccaccaaaaagggggagatcccggagctcaaggaggagctcAACTCCCAGTACAAG GATAAGAGAAAAGATGCCGTCAAGAAAGTCATAGCAGCTATGACTGTTGGAAAAGATGTCTCATCATTGTTTACGGATGTCGTGAACTGCATGCAGACTGAGAATTTGGAGCTGAAGAAACTAGTATATTTATATCTCATAAACTATGCTAAAAGTCAGCCGGATCTAGCCATACTTGCTGTGAACACATTTGTTAAG GATTCACAAGATCCAAATCCGCTGATTCGTGCATTGGCGGTGAGGACAATGGGCTGCATCCGTGTGGACAAAATCACAGAGTATCTCTGCGATCCTCTTCAAAGATGTCTCAAG GATGATGATCCGTATGTACGGAAGACAGCGGCTATTTGTGTTGCTAAGCTTTATGATATAAATGCTGAGCTTGTGGAGGACAGAGGATTTCTAGAGGCCCTTAAAGACTTAATTTCTGACAATAATCCTATGGTAGTTGCAAATGCTGTTGCTGCTCTGGCAGAGATTCAAGAGAGTAGTGTCCGTCCTATCTTTGAGATCACCAGCCATACATTGACAAAGCTTCTGACTGCTCTGAATGAATGCACAGA GTGGGGACAAGTTTTCATTCTCGATTCCCTGTCAAGGTACAAAGCAACAGATGCCAGGGATGCAGAGAATATAGTGGAGCGAGTTACACCGCGTCTCCAACATGCAAATTGTGCAGTTGTCCTTTCTGCTGTCAAG ATAATCCTTCTACAAATGGAGCTCATTACTAGCACGGATGTTGTCCGGAATCTCTGCAAGAAAATGGCACCCCCTCTTGTTACGCTACTGTCAGCCGAGCCTGAAATTCAGTATGTCGCATTGAGGAACATCAATCTAATTGTGCAAAAAAGGCCTACAATACTTGCACATGAAATTAAG GTCTTTTTTTGCAAGTACAATGACCCAATATATGTCAAGATGGAAAAGTTGGAGATTATGATAAAGCTTGCCTCAGATCGGAACATCGATCAG GTACTGTTGGAGTTCAAAGAGTATGCCACAGAGGTCGATGTTGACTTCGTCAGGAAAGCTGTCCGTGCTATCGGAAGATGTGCAATTAAATTGGATAGGGCTGCTGAAAGGTGCATCAGTGTTTTACTTGAGCTGATTAAGATAAAGGTTAATTATGTTGTACAGGAAGCTATCATTGTTATCAAGGACATCTTTAGACGCTATCCTAACAC ATATGAGTCTATAATTGCTACACTTTGTGAAAGTTTGGACAATTTAGATGAACCAGAAGCTAAG GCATCAATGATTTGGATAATTGGAGAATATGCTGAAAGAATTGACAATGCTGACGAACTCCTTGAGAGCTTTTTGGAAACATTCCCAGAAGAACCAGCATTAGTTCAACTGCAGTTACTAACAGCAACTGTTAAGTTGTTTCTTAAGAAGCCAACTGAGGGGCCCCAACAGATGATACAG GCTGTTCTCAATAATGCAACAGTTGAAACGGACAATCCTGATTTGCGTGATCGAGCATACATATACTGGCGACTTCTTTCTACTGACCCTGAG GCGGCAAAAGATGTTGTTTTGGCAGAGAAGCCTGTGATCAGCGATGACTCCAATCAGCTTGACCCTTCGCTTCTTGATGAGTTACTAGCAAATATTTCTACCCTATCATCAGTTTATCACAAGCCTCCAGAAGCATTTGTCAGCCGCGTTAAGGCAGCTCCTAGGGCCGATGACGAGGAGTTTGCTGATGCAGGAGAAACAGGGTATTCAGAGTCACCATCTCAGGGAGTTGATGGATCATCACCTTCCTCTAGTGCTGGCACTTCATCGCATGTACCAGCAAAGCAgccagcagctgcagccccAGCAGCTCCTGCTCCAATCCCAGATCTTCTAGGTGATTTAATGGGTTTGGATAATGCCCTGGTTCCTGTCGACGAGCCTACAGCAACTTCAGG ACCTCCACTACCAGTTGTATTACCTTCAACCACTGGCCAAGGACTCCAGATTAGCGCACAACTAGTGCGCCGTGATGGCCAGATATTCTATGATATATCTTTTGAGAATGGAACCCAGGGTGTGTTAGATGGATTTATGATCCAGTTTAACAAGAATACATTTGGTCTTGCAGCTGGTGGACCACTTCAG GTCCCTCCATTGCAACCTGGCGACTCATCCAGGACACTCCTCCCTATGGTATTCTCCCAGAATGTCTCTACTGGGGCACCAAACTCGTTACTGCAGGTTGCAGTGAAAAATAATCAGCAACCAGTATGGTATTTCAATGACAAAGGTTCGCTGCACGTTTTCTTTGGTGAAGATGGCAAAATGGAGCGAACGAGCTTTCTTGAG GCCTGGAAATCTTTACCAGATGACAATGAATTTTCAAAAGAATTCCCCAATTCTGTCATCAACAGTATAGATGCTACCATTGAACATCTGTCAGCATCAAATGTGTTCTTTATTGCGAAGCGGAGAAATGCTAACATGGATGTGCTGTATCTGTCTGCAAAGATTCCCCGTGGAATTCCATTCCTGATAGAACTTACTGCGGCAGTTGGTGTTCCTGGCGCAAAATGTGCAGTCAAAACTCCAAACAGGGAGTATGTGCCTCTATTCTTTGAAGCTATGGAGCCTCTTATCAAGTGA
- the LOC100839436 gene encoding protein IQ-DOMAIN 14 isoform X1 encodes MERKKKGWFERIKRLFVSEPKQKPKPEKKAKSKRWLVGKLKTQHSFALPAPEPATDQIQIRQAENEQSKHAVAVALATAAAAEAAVAAAHAAAEVVRLTGPPPESRRHHPAPSSGHEHAAVAIQSAYRGYLARRALRALKGLVRLQALIRGQAVRRQTAATLRGLESLVKIQARQRGTRAAPDHPDDDGMDALLRRGRELYAAALQEQQQNSSSRGWDGSTLSKEEMGAVARNREEAAIKRVRALQYASLQNEKIGIRRQPMSRDEMETLNQRWSWLEEWVGSQPAPFDKDVPVAHQSPCRDVAVDFVARQQPAPPRSRDSLACLGDDDDDDYDGGSRRLGYSSRRSFVRARRTPGRASDCADGTLQHAACSPAAFPGYMASTASAKAKFRSMSTPKERFAVASDAYSEQCFPSFADRLMSPIPSMSPMPSVASDMGFARSGRPPVAQRSPRVKGPMTPTRSRSRRSPSRHSFGSEAALHQLQMEQYTPVR; translated from the exons atggagaggaagaagaaggggtgGTTCGAGCGCATCAAGAGGCTCTTCGTCTCCGAGCCCAAGCAGAAACCGAAACCAGAAAAG AAGGCGAAGAGCAAGAGATggctggtggggaagctcaaGACCCAGCACTCGTTCGCCCTGCCGGCTCCGGAGCCGGCGACGGATCAGATTCAGATCAGGCAGGCGGAGAACGAGCAGAGCAAGCacgcggtggcggtggcgctcgccacggcggcggccgcggaggccgccgtcgccgccgcccacgccgccgccgaggtggTCCGCCTCACCGGGCCGCCGCCAGAGTCGCGTCGTCATCATCCCGCGCCGTCGTCCGGCCATGAACACGCGGCCGTCGCGATCCAGTCGGCCTACCGTGGATACCTC GCGCGGAGGGCGTTGCGGGCGCTCAAGGGGCTGGTGCGGCTGCAGGCGCTGATCCGCGGGCAGGCGGTGCGGCggcagacggcggcgacgcTGCGTGGGCTGGAGTCCCTGGTGAAGATCCAGGCCCGGCAGCGCGGCACGAGGGCCGCCCCGGATCaccccgacgacgacggcatGGACGCCCTGCTCAGGAGAGGCCGGGAGCTGTACGCCGCCGCGCTGCAA gagcagcagcagaacagcagcagcagggggtGGGACGGCAGCACCCTGTCCAAGGAGGAGATGGGTGCCGTTGCGCGGAAcagggaggaggccgccatcAAGCGCGTGCGCGCGCTGCAGTACGCCTCCCTCCAAAAC GAGAAGATTGGCATCAGGAGGCAGCCCATGTCCAGGGACGAGATGGAGACGCTGAACCAGCGGTGGAGCTGGCTGGAGGAGTGGGTCGGCTCGCAGCCTGCGCCCTTCGACAAGGACGTCCCCGTCGCGCACCAGTCTCCCTGCAGGGACGTCGCCGTCGATTTCGTCGCGCGccagcagccggcgccgcctcgctCCAGGGACTCCCTCGCCTGcctcggcgacgacgacgacgatgactacgacggcggcagcaggcGGCTCGGGTACTCGTCCAGGCGGTCCTTCGTCCGCGCCAGGCGCACGCCGGGGAGGGCGTCGGACTGCGCCGACGGCACGCTCCAGCACGCGGCGTGCTCGCCGGCCGCGTTCCCGGGGTACATGGCGTCCACGGCCTCCGCCAAGGCCAAGTTCCGGTCCATGAGCACGCCCAAGGAGCGCTTCGCCGTGGCCTCCGACGCCTACTCGGAGCAATGCTTCCCGTCCTTCGCCGACCGCCTCATGTCGCCCATCCCCTCCATGTCGCCCATGCCTTCCGTCGCCAGCGACATGGGCTTTGCTCGCTCCGGCAGGCCGCCCGTCGCGCAGAGGTCGCCGCGGGTCAAGGGCCCCATGACGCCCACGAGGTCCCGCTCCAGGAGGTCGCCCAGCCGCCACAGCTTTGGCTCCGAAGCTGCGCTGCACCAGTTGCAGATGGAGCAGTACACCCCTGTTCGGTAA
- the LOC100839436 gene encoding protein IQ-DOMAIN 14 isoform X2 codes for MERKKKGWFERIKRLFVSEPKQKPKPEKAKSKRWLVGKLKTQHSFALPAPEPATDQIQIRQAENEQSKHAVAVALATAAAAEAAVAAAHAAAEVVRLTGPPPESRRHHPAPSSGHEHAAVAIQSAYRGYLARRALRALKGLVRLQALIRGQAVRRQTAATLRGLESLVKIQARQRGTRAAPDHPDDDGMDALLRRGRELYAAALQEQQQNSSSRGWDGSTLSKEEMGAVARNREEAAIKRVRALQYASLQNEKIGIRRQPMSRDEMETLNQRWSWLEEWVGSQPAPFDKDVPVAHQSPCRDVAVDFVARQQPAPPRSRDSLACLGDDDDDDYDGGSRRLGYSSRRSFVRARRTPGRASDCADGTLQHAACSPAAFPGYMASTASAKAKFRSMSTPKERFAVASDAYSEQCFPSFADRLMSPIPSMSPMPSVASDMGFARSGRPPVAQRSPRVKGPMTPTRSRSRRSPSRHSFGSEAALHQLQMEQYTPVR; via the exons atggagaggaagaagaaggggtgGTTCGAGCGCATCAAGAGGCTCTTCGTCTCCGAGCCCAAGCAGAAACCGAAACCAGAAAAG GCGAAGAGCAAGAGATggctggtggggaagctcaaGACCCAGCACTCGTTCGCCCTGCCGGCTCCGGAGCCGGCGACGGATCAGATTCAGATCAGGCAGGCGGAGAACGAGCAGAGCAAGCacgcggtggcggtggcgctcgccacggcggcggccgcggaggccgccgtcgccgccgcccacgccgccgccgaggtggTCCGCCTCACCGGGCCGCCGCCAGAGTCGCGTCGTCATCATCCCGCGCCGTCGTCCGGCCATGAACACGCGGCCGTCGCGATCCAGTCGGCCTACCGTGGATACCTC GCGCGGAGGGCGTTGCGGGCGCTCAAGGGGCTGGTGCGGCTGCAGGCGCTGATCCGCGGGCAGGCGGTGCGGCggcagacggcggcgacgcTGCGTGGGCTGGAGTCCCTGGTGAAGATCCAGGCCCGGCAGCGCGGCACGAGGGCCGCCCCGGATCaccccgacgacgacggcatGGACGCCCTGCTCAGGAGAGGCCGGGAGCTGTACGCCGCCGCGCTGCAA gagcagcagcagaacagcagcagcagggggtGGGACGGCAGCACCCTGTCCAAGGAGGAGATGGGTGCCGTTGCGCGGAAcagggaggaggccgccatcAAGCGCGTGCGCGCGCTGCAGTACGCCTCCCTCCAAAAC GAGAAGATTGGCATCAGGAGGCAGCCCATGTCCAGGGACGAGATGGAGACGCTGAACCAGCGGTGGAGCTGGCTGGAGGAGTGGGTCGGCTCGCAGCCTGCGCCCTTCGACAAGGACGTCCCCGTCGCGCACCAGTCTCCCTGCAGGGACGTCGCCGTCGATTTCGTCGCGCGccagcagccggcgccgcctcgctCCAGGGACTCCCTCGCCTGcctcggcgacgacgacgacgatgactacgacggcggcagcaggcGGCTCGGGTACTCGTCCAGGCGGTCCTTCGTCCGCGCCAGGCGCACGCCGGGGAGGGCGTCGGACTGCGCCGACGGCACGCTCCAGCACGCGGCGTGCTCGCCGGCCGCGTTCCCGGGGTACATGGCGTCCACGGCCTCCGCCAAGGCCAAGTTCCGGTCCATGAGCACGCCCAAGGAGCGCTTCGCCGTGGCCTCCGACGCCTACTCGGAGCAATGCTTCCCGTCCTTCGCCGACCGCCTCATGTCGCCCATCCCCTCCATGTCGCCCATGCCTTCCGTCGCCAGCGACATGGGCTTTGCTCGCTCCGGCAGGCCGCCCGTCGCGCAGAGGTCGCCGCGGGTCAAGGGCCCCATGACGCCCACGAGGTCCCGCTCCAGGAGGTCGCCCAGCCGCCACAGCTTTGGCTCCGAAGCTGCGCTGCACCAGTTGCAGATGGAGCAGTACACCCCTGTTCGGTAA
- the LOC100821539 gene encoding sanguinarine reductase codes for MATAHLSPSLALAMSPSRRLICQPQPVSAQPGRALLRSSPLSLPSRLTAAGGGVWRVAAAVEPRTVQQEEELRGRPEGSGEAGSDGAADASSKLVLVVGGTGGVGQLVVASLLSRKIKTRLLLRSPEKAVSLFGKQDENVMQVCEADTRNPDAFNLEMFEGVTHVICTTGTTAFPSKRWDGDNTPERVDWDGVRNFVSVIPRTIKRLVLVSSIGVTKYNEIPWSIMNLFGVLKYKKMGEDFVRNSGIPFTIIRPGRLTDGPYTSYDLNTLLKATAGERRAVEIGQGDKLVGEASRLVVAEACIQALDIESTQGQIYEISSVKGEGPGSDPEKWKELFGAAESK; via the exons ATGGCGACGGCTCACCTCAGCCCTTCTCTCGCGCTCGCGATGTCGCCGTCGCGTCGCCTAATCTGCCAGCCACAGCCCGTCTCCGCACAGCCAGGCAGAGCGTTGCTGCGGTCTAGCCCTCTTTCATTGCCTTCGAGACTCACAGCGGCGGGTGGAGGTGTGTGGCGGGTTGCGGCGGCAGTAGAGCCCAGGACGGTACAGCAGGAAGAGGAGCTGCGGGGGCGGCCGGAAGGATCGGGTGAGGCCGGCTCGGACGGGGCGGCCGATGCGTCTTCTAAGCTTGTCCTCGTCGTAGGCGGAACCGGCGGCGTAG GGCAGTTGGTGGTAGCATCTTTGCTGAGCAGGAAAATCAAGACAAGGTTGCTCCTAAGAAGTCCTGAAAAGGCAGTGTCCTTGTTTGGCAAGCAAGATGAGAATGTTATGCAG GTTTGTGAAGCGGACACGAGAAATCCTGATGCTTTCAATCTAGAAATGTTTGAG GGAGTTACACATGTGATCTGTACTACTGGGACTACAGCATTTCCATCAAAGCGCTGGGATGGAGACAACACTCCTGAACGTGTAG ACTGGGATGGTGTCCGGAATTTTGTGAGCGTCATCCCACGGACAATCAAGAGACTGGTTCTGGTGTCATCCATTGGTGTTACCAAATACAATGAAATACCATGGAG TATCATGAATCTCTTTGGTGTGCTGAAGTACAAGAAGATGGGAGAAGACTTTGTCCGTAATTCTGGCATACCTTTCACCATTATCAG GCCTGGGAGATTAACTGATGGTCCCTACACTTCGTATGATCTTAACACACTTCTTAAAGCTACAGCGGGAGAAAGACGAGCAGTTGAGATAGGCCAAG GTGACAAGCTTGTGGGAGAAGCTAGCAGATTAGTTGTGGCAGAAGCCTGTATCCAAGCATTGGATATTGAATCTACCCAAGGACAAATATACGAGATTAGTTCAGTGAAG GGTGAAGGACCTGGGAGCGACCCGGAAAAATGGAAGGAGCTATTCGGAGCTGCTGAATCGAAATAG
- the LOC100825378 gene encoding uncharacterized protein LOC100825378, whose translation MATASEHVLVSNPDKLVLLAEIPAADPRGSEPTATLRLLVELRSDHGAGLEDVDTMEDVTCRVPLRDLVRQGAADRAFGELVARLDNPMLRPDVTAATKAAAGLVRARCGDSAAVDGLSGMEFRLRVTFIDASDEPASDEDEDESGSDMEFGEFDLSGARTLHSQTFAGDDYEDDDDDEDGCGAQFSVRPYQGGFARAAGGFGGSRDRTSLLLSGFEARSDGPELTDQHELTSWDMQRVVRLALDDDGSLEDDEAYQRALAGGTPMSRASRAAMLGQALQSVRQPQSKSPSAMFPMRTGF comes from the coding sequence ATGGCCACCGCCAGCGAGCACGTCCTGGTCAGCAATCCCGACAAACTGGTCCTGCTCGCCGAGATCCCGGCCGCGGATCCGCGTGGTTCGGAGCCAACGGCGACGCTCCGTCTCCTCGTCGAGCTGCGCAGCGACCACGGCGCCGGCCTGGAGGATGTCGACACGATGGAGGACGTGACCTGCCGCGTGCCGCTGCGCGACCTGGTTCGCCAGGGCGCGGCGGACCGTGCGTTCGGAGAGCTCGTGGCCAGGCTCGACAACCCGATGCTGCGCCCGGATGTCAcggcggcaaccaaggcagcGGCGGGGCTCGTCCGGGCCAGATGCGGGGACTCTGCGGCGGTCGACGGCCTCAGCGGCATGGAGTTCCGCCTTCGTGTCACCTTCATCGACGCGTCCGATGAGCCGGCATCGGACGAGGACGAAGACGAGAGCGGCAGCGACATGGAGTTCGGGGAGTTTGATCTCAGCGGCGCGCGGACCTTGCATAGCCAGACCTTCGCCGGTGACGACTACGAggatgatgacgacgacgaggacggcTGCGGCGCCCAGTTCTCGGTGCGCCCGTACCAGGGCGGCTTCGCGCGAGCTGCAGGAGGATTCGGAGGGTCGAGGGACAGGACGAGCCTGCTGCTGTCAGGCTTCGAGGCGCGCTCCGACGGGCCCGAGCTCACCGACCAGCACGAGCTGACGTCGTGGGACATGCAGCGCGTCGTGCGCCTGGCGCTGGACGACGACGGGAGCCTGGAAGACGACGAGGCGTACCAGCGTGCGTTGGCCGGCGGCACGCCCATGTCGCGTGCATCGCGCGCCGCCATGCTCGGTCAGGCGCTGCAGTCCGTCAGACAGCCGCAGTCCAAGTCGCCAAGCGCAATGTTTCCGATGCGTACCGGATTCTGA
- the LOC100846135 gene encoding probable diphthine methyl ester synthase: MLYIVGLGLGDERDITVRGLDAVRRCSKVYMEAYTSLLSLGLDPASLANLEKLYGKEITVADREMVEERSDQMLSEATDADVAFLVVGDPFGATTHTDLVVRAKSIGVEVKVIHNASVMNAVGVCGLQLYRYGETISIPFFTETWRPDSFYEKIQNSRRLGLHTLCLLDIRVKEPTLESLCRGKKVYEPPRFMTVNTAISQLLEVEELHGGSAYGPDSLCMGVARLGSDDQKIVAGPMKKLLDVDFGPPLHCLIIVGETHPVEQEMLEFYMIK; this comes from the exons ATGCTCTACATAgtgggcctcggcctcggcgacGAGCGCGATATCACGGTGCGGGGGCTCGACGCCGTCCGCCGCTGCTCCAAGGTCTACATGGAGGCCTACACCTCGCTCCTCTCCCTCGGTCTCGACCCCGCCTCTCTCGCCAACCTC GAGAAGCTCTACGGGAAGGAGATCACGGTTGCTGACCGCGAGATGGTGGAGGAGCGCTCGGACCAGATGCTGAGCGAGGCCACGGACGCGGACGTCGCCTTCCTTGTCGTCGGCGACCCGTTTGG GGCGACCACACACACTGATTTGGTTGTTCGTGCCAAGAGCATAGGGGTAGAAGTTAAGGTTATCCACAATGCATCTGTCATGAACGCAGTTGGAGTTTGTGGGTTGCAACTTTACCGCTATGGAGAGACCATCTCTATACCTTTCTTCACAGAGACATGGAGACCAGATAGTTTCTATGAGAAAATTCAGAACAGTCGTCGACTTGGCTTGCATACCCTCTGCCTACTAG ATATTCGTGTTAAGGAGCCAACACTTGAGTCCTTATGCAG AGGAAAGAAAGTGTATGAACCACCAAGATTCATGACTGTAAACACTGCCATAAGTCAGCTTTTGGAGGTGGAGGAACTGCATGGGGGATCTG CATATGGCCCAGATTCACTATGTATGGGTGTAGCTCGCCTTGGAAGCGACGATCAGAAGATTGTTGCTGGCCCCATGAAGAAACTACTGGACGTTGATTTTGGCCCGCCTCTGCACTGCCTCATCATAGTGGGAGAGACTCATCCTGTGGAACAAGAGATGCTAGAGTTCTACATGATCAAGTAG